One window from the genome of Megalobrama amblycephala isolate DHTTF-2021 linkage group LG4, ASM1881202v1, whole genome shotgun sequence encodes:
- the prune2 gene encoding protein prune homolog 2: MDQTHERKMSFEGAESRPAPPTSLPLQGQGGVTSQRKKLSAPRISLSLDQSEDDLFDTPDDLDINVDDLDTPDEADYTDHEIDWEEPQASQRDSVKETVEPIPTYSAEEERQDSKLWRTVIIGEQEHRINMKSIEPYQKVISHGGYYGNGANAIIVFAACFLPDSDREDYHEIMENLFLYVISTLELMVAEDYMIIYLNGATPHRRMPGLNWLKRCYQMIDRRLRKNLKSFIIVHPSWFIRTILAITKPFISSKFSSKIKYVNSLAELEELIPMEYVHIPECIIRLDEELREAAESSKINSFLQGSEIPQGSIAQPNASSS, translated from the exons ATGGACCAGACTCATGAACGAAAGATGAGCTTTGAAGGTGCAGAGAGTAGACCAG CTCCACCCACCTCCTTGCCCCTACAGGGCCAAGGGGGTGTGACTTCTCAGAGGAAGAAGCTGTCCGCTCCTCGTATTAGTCTATCATTGGACCAAAGTGAGGATGACCTGTTTGACACACCAGATGACCTCGACATCAATGTGGATGATCTAGACACACCTGATGAAGCGGATTATACTGACCATGAAATAGACTGGGAAG AGCCTCAAGCATCCCAGAGAGATTCTGTAAAAGAAACAGTTGAGCCCATTCCCACATACAGTGCTGAAGAAGAGCGGCAGGATTCCAAACTCTGGAGAACTGTCATCATTGGAGAGCAAGAGCACCGCATCAACATGAAGAGCATTGAACCTTACCAAAAAGTCATATCCCATGGAG GCTACTATGGCAATGGTGCAAATGCCATCATTGTGTTTGCAGCATGCTTCCTCCCTGACAGTGACAGAGAGGACTATCACGAGATCATGGAAAACCTCTTTCT GTATGTTATCAGTACACTAGAGCTCATGGTAGCAGAGGACTACATGATCATCTATCTGAATGGAGCCACTCCACACCGGAGGATGCCTGGCCTCAACTGGCTTAAGAGATGCTACCAGATGATTGACAGGag GCTTAGAAAGAACTTAAAATCTTTCATTATTGTTCACCCATCATGGTTCATTAGGACAATTCTAGCCATCACAAAACCATTTATCAG CTCAAAGTTTAGCAGTAAGATAAAGTATGTGAACAGCTTAGCTGAACTGGAGGAGCTCATCCCAATGGAGTACGTCCACATACCCGAGTGCATCATCAG ACTGGATGAGGAGTTACGGGAAGCAGCAGAGAGCTCTAA aatcaACAGCTTTCTACAAGGAAGTGAGATTCCACAAGGATCCAT AGCTCAACCCAATGCGAGCAGTTCATAA